ttagctTGTATCAATATGGTGAGCCTTGTTTATAAACAAGAACACTGGAATGCGTATGATGGAAATGTGAGTTCCACACATGTGTTTTTCATCGCAATACATCACTATTGGTTGTGTAAGGAGTAGGATCTCTTTTGATCAGAAATCTAGGTGCTTCCATTCATTTGAGCATAAAGGTACTCCAAGTGTGTCagatgtatatatattttttaatcttGTGCCCTTTGACCTGTGGTAGATGGTGGTACACAACCTGTTAATATGAATGTTTGGTGTTAAGTACAAGCATATTGCTCATACTGCCTGGTTCGGTAATTTAAAAAATGCTTTAGTTTAGAATATATATTCCATGCATTTTGCCATTAAGTGATCCTTGAAATTGCCTTAGGATTTCTATCTCATATACTTTAATCTTCCGCTCCAAGTTAAAAGCTAAATAGAACAGAAAAATGCCACTGTCATTATCTTATGAATTGTGAAAGGaacactattttttttaacataataCCTCTTGGCAATGCATAATCAAACTATCCCGTGGTTTCGTATCTAAAAGGTTATATCTATTATTTGTACGCCAGTTGATTTTTTTAACATTATTATATCCACTCTACTTCACTCTACCAGTGTGTTAGAGTTACTATCTCAGTTCCTTGATTTGTACTTCATAGAATTCCGTCCCTTCTGTATGTGCAACTAACTGTTTCATTGATCGTATTAAGGTGAATGCCACTGCATATTCCGTTGTACTTCGAACTTTGGTAAGAATGTTTGACGGTGCTCAGAAAGCTCAATACATGGATGGACACAGGGAAAGGTTCATTAGGTTGGTCTATTTATCCTAAGGATATTTCTACAATGCTTGCACATCTATTTCAATACGCTCTGGCCTATCCGCACTTTGCATTCAGCATTGTCCTATTCCTTTGTATAATGAAAATCCTATTGCTGAAACAGTTTATATTTCTGTACATTTCATGTCAGCAGCAATATTCATGAGTTGTTTTTCCCATGGTTTACTCACTATTTTATAGGCAAAAGCTGTAAGAATGAAAGAAATTACTCTTGAACTCCAACAAGTACAAAATTGTCCACTGTTTTAGTTTCGTGGTACCCTAGAAACCTGGCATTTGTTGTAGCACTCTTGTTAATTTAAACAGGTCTTTGCCTCTTTAGTGCTAATAATTTTGGTATGATATGTAGAAGTTGCCTTATGTGAGTTTAAAACTAAATGTTCCTTTCAAGTATTATAAACTTGAATTTTTCTGTTGCAAACAATCTATATGTTCTTtgtgtttttttctttgcaattaAGACCTTTGTATTCAATATTTGAATTTGAGTTGTATGACCATGGTTTTTTAGGCTGGAGGAGTCAAGCCCGAGGTCATCTGTACCTTCTGAAGTGGGAGGTGGAAGTGCCTTGAGGTTCAGCATGCCTGGGTTTGGCTATGGTTCATTTAATGCACTAAGATCTTTCTTGTCAGGTGTCAGAAAGGGCTCTGGAAGACTCAAGTCACTTAGACAATCGCTTACATCTGGTGCTCCTAAGACCGCATTTGCGGAAGATCTTAAATCATTTAAGAAGACTATATTTGATCCCCAGGACAAACTTCTTTTTCGGATGAATTGGGTTTTTTTCTCGTCCTGTATTATTGCTGTTGCGGTGGAtccacttttcttcttcctacCCATCATCAACATCACCAAAGATGGCAAACCAACCTGCATTGGTATAGATAAAACATTGGCAGTGGCATCAACAATAATACGGACAGTTATTGATTCTATCTATTTTATACGCATAATTCTTCAATTCCGCACTGCTTATGTTGCTCCATCTTCTCGAGTATTTGGAACTGGTGAGCTTGTGATTGATCCAGTGCCAATTGCTATGCGGTACATTAAAAGTTACTTCATAATGGACTTATTTGCGTTGCTACCACTTCCACAGGTACAACCCTTCATTCTTTGTGTCAAACAATGTGCTATTAATTGTTCAATGGATGTATAGTAGGGTGTTTTCATTTGTTTGCTGGTTCAATTTAGTTACCTTAGAAATAAATATTGTTAGATTATTACAGATTTTTACCACCCAAGATGACAGATATATCCTTTTCAATTCTACCCTGCAGTTTCTTAGTTAGGCGGCCTGCCATTTTGCTATGGCGGTTCAGGTCCTCCTGAAATAAATTAAATTCTTATATTCTGGAGATAGGCAGGATCATAATCTTCTATATATGAATGGGAATCTAGCAAACCCTGTCCTTACAGTTAACACTACTCCTATCTATTTCAACCATAATCGCCATGATCCAATCATCCAAATGTGGACGCCAAATGAACACTTTACTAGAACTGAACAAATCAAGTTTTGATCTCCTTAGTTTCCATTGCTCTTTGACAACAAAGAACATTGCATATCTGTGCACCTTTATATTAAATAATATCACTTCACTAACACACAACAAGCATTTATTACTAGCATAAAGCCATTCATATTCTGAAATATGCATGTTTTAAGCATTTCACCAGTTTACTTGTAACTATCTTGTTGGTCATTTGCAGATTGTTGTTTGGAGATATCTCCACATTTCAGATGGTCCAGATGTACTGACTACAAAAAATGCATTGGTGTGGGTTGTCTTGGTCCAATATATTCCAAGGTTGTTACGGATTTTCCCTGTGACTACAGATCTGAAAAGGACAGCTGGTGTTTTTATTGAAACTGCTTGGGCTGGTGCTGCTTACTATCTTCTATGGTTTATGCTGGCTGGTCATGTAAGTGTTTCCCTGTGCTATGCATTACCGCATATTGTTCTATTGTTTGTTACTCATCAGAAGCTTGCAGCATTAATGGCGTTGATCTCGTGAGATCTTACCTGAGATCCTCAAACTGATAACtttttaatctttataaaaCGTGTTTGTGTTATATAATCCAACGTAAACTGTTTAAACTCTTCACCCATCATGTTAGTTTTCTAGAGGTAAAATGAATATTAAGCATGCATTTTAGGCATCATCAGCATCTTCATGTATTTAATTTTTGAACTTCTACTTGAAGGTTTTCCTTTGTTGACCTTTGATGATATTCTTTCCACCTATCATTGTTGTCTGCATCATGTAAAAGGAATACTCACTGCCAGCAGTGTCCATCGAGGTTGTCTCCCGTTAGTTTCTGTCGGCAATCGTATTTCCGACAACTCATGCTGATGTTATCTTCTGCAGAAAGAGAATTCATTTGTCAGCATTATTTGTTGACCATAATTTTCCTTAGGTGTCTACATATTCCCTTATTAGTTATATAtgtgtttttttgtttgttgcAGAATGTCGGTACTTTGTGGTACTTTTTAACCATTGAGCGTGAAGATGACTGCTGGCATTCATACTGTCATCTCAAGGATGGATGTGATAGCAACTACTTGTATTGCAGTGCTAATCATAATGGCAACTATGGCAGTTGGTTTAGTAGTACCCAAGTATTCAACCAGTGTAATGGTACTGTTAATAATCCTTTCAACTTTGGCATCTATCAGCAAGCACTGGTGTCTGGAATACTTGGTCCAGGAAACTTTATCTCAAAGTTATGCTATTGCTTCTGGTGGGGATTGCAAAATCTAAGGTACTCCCTAGTCACTGTTGTTTGAGAGATTCTCATGATGCAGAATTTAAATGTGTTCGGATAATTCTGAAGCTCAGCGATGTCCAGAAAATGACTGCAGTTTGGTAGTAATACAAGTGGCTTTTCATTTGTTCCTAAGTGCATGCTAAATTCTGCTCACCCGTTTCTGAAAAAAATCTATATAGGTAACACCACTGTGTTCTATGCGACATTTTTCTTAAACCAGTATAGACTATTTTGTGCAGCTTCAAAGCGCATAAAGGTGATTTTGGTTCTATTTAGAAGATATTAGGAACCGCATGGGTTGGAGCCAAATTGCTGACGACATCTGTAGATATACGTTTGAACATCTGAATCGAACTATTAGTATAATTTGgttttctaactaaaatttgcCCAATATGAGATGTATATGTAATGCTGGGCATTATAATCGTCGAGCTAATTTTAGTAATAAAAATACACTGATGCGCTGTCCTGGCAACCTACTGCATTTCAAGCTGTCCTCTGTTCTATCTGTTGGCTAATCCTGTGCAGGATGTCTGGTTCACAAAAACCAAAGTAACCAGCTGGTTCCTTGTTTTCCTCATTTGTAGTGGGACCTACCGTAATAGCTGGAAAACTGGTGTTTGTATTGTCTGTGTCAAGACAGAATGGTAGTATTAACGCTTATGAAAGATGAAGCGAACAAAAGATGAATAGGCAATCCATGAGAGAATGAGAAACTGATCAGTTTGCACCTCCCCTGCTTACTTGCTTAGGTCGAGATCTTGGCATCTAGGTCCTATCCGTGGATTGGAAGTTTGTGCTTCATTTTGCTGAAATGTGAATTCTAGTTAGCCATTATGCCTGCTATCCTAATTTCCATTTCCATTTAACAGTACACTTGGTCAAGGGCTTGTGACAAGCACATACCCTGGAGAAGTGCTATTCTCTATTGCAATATGTGTTCTTGGATTAATTCTTTTTGCTCTCCTCATTGGTAACATGCAGGTAGAGTGATTTTTTCCCCGTTTATTCTGTTGAGCCTTTCCTCTTTATTTGCTTGATTATGAGTTGAAATTCTACAGAGTTACCTACAATCAGTTGCTATACGCCTTGAAGAGATGAGAGTTAAGAAACGTGATGCTGAGCAGTGGATGCATCACCGTTCACTGCCACCAGAGATCAGACACCGAGTGAGGCGGTATGAACGTTATCGGTGGTTGGAAACCAGGGGAGTAGATGAAGAAAGTTTGGTTCAAACTCTTCCAAAAGATCTCAGGAGGGATATCAAACGTCATCTCTGTTTGGGATTAGTGAAAAGGGTCAGTTATTGCTGCTGAACCTATCGTTTTCTGCTTTCTTCaggttttttccttttatttctgttttcattttttatatttGCTGCTGATAGGTACATTTGTTTGAGAATTTGGATGAACGATTGTTGGATGCAATATGTGAGCGGTTAAGACCTGCCTTGTACACAGAAAATGAATACATTTTGAGAGAAGGTGATCCAGTGGATGAGATGCATTTTATTCTCCATGGTTGTTTGGAGAGTGTAACCACTGATGGTGGACGAAGTGGATTCTTTAACAAGGTCCAGCTAAAGGAAGGCTCTTTCTGTGGTGATGAGTTACTCACCTGGGCATTGGACCCCAAGTCGGGCGCTAATTTCCCAGCTTCCAGCAGGACTGTCAAGGCACTCACTGAGGTTGAGGCATTTGCCTTGTGCGCCGAGGAGCTGAAATTCGTGGCCAGTCAGTTCAGGAGGCTGCACAGTAGGCAAGTTCAGCACACATTCAGATTCTATTCCCAGCAATGGAGGACTTGGGGGGCCTGTTTCATTCAAGCGGCATGGCGCCGCTATTACAAAAGGAAGATGGCGGAGCAGCGACGCAAGGAAGAAGAGGCAGCAAGCCGGCCAAGTAGCAGCCACCCTAGCCTCGGGGCGACTATCTACGCTTCTCGTTTCGCGGCTAACGCGATGCGAGGGGTTCACAGATTAAGAAGCAAGGCTGTCCCCGCAATTGTCAGGCTACCAAAGCCCCCAGAACCAGATTTTGGTGTCGACGATGCTGACTAATGAAGCAATCACACTGAACTCGGTCGTAATTGTACTCTATGGTGTCTATAGATTGTGTACAAAATTTTAAACACAGAACATAACGGAGGACCATATCTTGTTTGACCTCTAGAGAAATGCAAATGTATAATTTTTGACTTACTGGAACCCCAACGTTGCCAGCTATAGCCAGTTATCATCTGTGTCAAGTGATCTCATCTTTTGCTTTCCTTCCATGTGaacagggggtgtttggattctggagctaaagtttagtccatgtcatatcggatattcggatgctaattaggaggactaaatatgagctaattacaaaactaactgcagaatccctaggctaaatcgtgagatgaatctattaagcctaattaatccattattagcgaatgtttactgtagcatcatattgtcaaatcatggactacttagacttaatagattcgtctcgcgatttagcctagaggttgtgaaattagttttgtgattaacctatatttaatacttctaattagtgtcaaacattcgat
This portion of the Setaria viridis chromosome 7, Setaria_viridis_v4.0, whole genome shotgun sequence genome encodes:
- the LOC117863710 gene encoding probable cyclic nucleotide-gated ion channel 6 encodes the protein MFDGAQKAQYMDGHRERFIRLEESSPRSSVPSEVGGGSALRFSMPGFGYGSFNALRSFLSGVRKGSGRLKSLRQSLTSGAPKTAFAEDLKSFKKTIFDPQDKLLFRMNWVFFSSCIIAVAVDPLFFFLPIINITKDGKPTCIGIDKTLAVASTIIRTVIDSIYFIRIILQFRTAYVAPSSRVFGTGELVIDPVPIAMRYIKSYFIMDLFALLPLPQIVVWRYLHISDGPDVLTTKNALVWVVLVQYIPRLLRIFPVTTDLKRTAGVFIETAWAGAAYYLLWFMLAGHNVGTLWYFLTIEREDDCWHSYCHLKDGCDSNYLYCSANHNGNYGSWFSSTQVFNQCNGTVNNPFNFGIYQQALVSGILGPGNFISKLCYCFWWGLQNLSTLGQGLVTSTYPGEVLFSIAICVLGLILFALLIGNMQSYLQSVAIRLEEMRVKKRDAEQWMHHRSLPPEIRHRVRRYERYRWLETRGVDEESLVQTLPKDLRRDIKRHLCLGLVKRVHLFENLDERLLDAICERLRPALYTENEYILREGDPVDEMHFILHGCLESVTTDGGRSGFFNKVQLKEGSFCGDELLTWALDPKSGANFPASSRTVKALTEVEAFALCAEELKFVASQFRRLHSRQVQHTFRFYSQQWRTWGACFIQAAWRRYYKRKMAEQRRKEEEAASRPSSSHPSLGATIYASRFAANAMRGVHRLRSKAVPAIVRLPKPPEPDFGVDDAD